From a region of the Sphingopyxis sp. YR583 genome:
- a CDS encoding crotonase/enoyl-CoA hydratase family protein: protein MFESLAWDLEDQILTLRLNRPDQLNAFTLTMADDLVAAFTWASEDDAVGAVIVTGEGRAFCAGMDLSIPGNVFGLDENQCPDLDYARREFGAPEQRDGIRDEGGRVSLAIFDCKKPVIAAINGAAVGVGATMTLGMDVRMASDKARIGFVFGKLGIVPEACSSWFLPRLVGPQQAIEWTLSGEVFDATEGLRGGLLRSIHPPEKLLDEARALARKFVENRSPVAVALTRQMMWRNAAQSHPMGAHQIDSLAMFYTSIADGKEGVAAFLEKRDPVFAGRASDMPSFYPW, encoded by the coding sequence ATGTTCGAGTCTCTGGCATGGGATCTGGAAGACCAGATTCTGACATTGCGGCTCAATCGTCCCGATCAACTGAATGCCTTCACCCTCACAATGGCCGACGATCTGGTCGCAGCATTCACCTGGGCGAGTGAAGACGATGCCGTTGGCGCGGTGATCGTGACCGGCGAAGGACGGGCGTTCTGCGCGGGAATGGACCTGAGCATTCCGGGGAACGTGTTTGGCCTTGATGAAAACCAATGCCCCGATCTCGACTATGCCCGCCGTGAATTTGGTGCGCCGGAGCAGCGCGACGGAATCCGCGATGAAGGCGGCCGGGTCAGCCTTGCGATATTTGACTGCAAGAAGCCGGTCATCGCCGCGATCAACGGTGCGGCAGTGGGTGTCGGGGCAACGATGACGCTCGGAATGGACGTGCGGATGGCATCGGACAAGGCGCGAATCGGGTTTGTATTCGGCAAACTGGGTATAGTACCCGAGGCCTGTTCCAGCTGGTTCCTGCCGCGGCTGGTCGGTCCGCAGCAGGCGATCGAATGGACCCTGTCGGGCGAGGTTTTCGATGCCACAGAAGGATTGCGCGGGGGACTCCTACGGTCGATTCACCCGCCTGAAAAGCTTCTCGATGAAGCGCGAGCATTGGCGCGAAAATTCGTCGAGAACCGTTCGCCAGTCGCAGTGGCGCTGACCCGGCAGATGATGTGGCGTAATGCCGCACAGTCCCATCCGATGGGCGCGCACCAGATCGACTCTCTGGCGATGTTCTACACCAGCATCGCCGACGGAAAGGAAGGTGTGGCCGCGTTCCTCGAAAAACGCGATCCGGTCTTTGCGGGCCGGGCGTCGGACATGCCGTCCTTCTATCCCTGGTAA
- a CDS encoding alpha/beta hydrolase, protein MSIDPQSEVRGNPGSEIAAFKRRWLEQVRALAAGPMPTIEQQRAAFDAEHGAVPPAEDCVIERIENGKVRGERIVPAGADAGKALLYHHGGGYAFGSALSHRHLVSRIASAAGVVAYNMDYALAPENPYPAALDDAANAWQFVVDEGFSPDDIVVAGESAGGNLTLALVLKLRQRGLALPTGMYLLSPWLDLTESGESYDVCAARDPIVSRDVLQGLADGYCRNTPAANPLISPLFADLAGLPPMFVQAGGDEVLLGDSTRLAHRFALAGGDVTLRVWPEMVHAWPLFQHVIPVAGNAAIAEAGQWIANRLRVGLDR, encoded by the coding sequence ATGTCGATTGATCCGCAGAGCGAGGTGCGCGGTAACCCGGGATCCGAAATCGCCGCCTTCAAGCGCCGCTGGCTCGAGCAAGTACGGGCATTGGCCGCGGGGCCAATGCCGACGATCGAGCAGCAGCGGGCCGCTTTCGATGCCGAGCATGGCGCGGTGCCGCCCGCCGAAGATTGTGTCATTGAGCGGATCGAGAATGGCAAGGTCCGCGGCGAGCGCATCGTACCGGCGGGCGCCGACGCCGGAAAGGCACTTCTTTACCACCATGGTGGTGGTTATGCGTTCGGGTCGGCGCTGAGCCACCGGCATCTCGTCTCGCGGATCGCAAGCGCCGCGGGGGTGGTGGCCTATAATATGGATTATGCGCTGGCGCCGGAGAATCCCTATCCGGCGGCACTGGATGATGCGGCGAACGCGTGGCAGTTCGTGGTGGATGAGGGGTTCTCGCCCGACGATATCGTGGTCGCCGGAGAATCCGCTGGCGGCAATCTGACCCTCGCTTTGGTCCTGAAATTGCGCCAGCGGGGTTTGGCGCTGCCGACGGGCATGTATCTGCTTAGCCCTTGGCTCGATCTGACCGAAAGCGGCGAATCCTATGACGTCTGCGCCGCGCGCGATCCGATTGTCTCGCGCGACGTGCTGCAAGGGCTGGCAGATGGCTATTGCCGAAACACTCCCGCCGCCAATCCGCTGATATCGCCGCTTTTTGCAGACTTGGCTGGGCTCCCGCCGATGTTCGTTCAGGCTGGCGGCGACGAAGTGCTGCTCGGCGATTCCACCCGTCTGGCCCATCGCTTCGCCTTGGCTGGAGGCGATGTAACGCTGCGCGTCTGGCCCGAGATGGTCCACGCATGGCCGCTCTTCCAGCATGTCATTCCTGTCGCGGGCAACGCGGCGATCGCGGAGGCGGGCCAATGGATTGCAAACCGTTTACGCGTGGGGCTCGATCGATGA